The Arachis hypogaea cultivar Tifrunner chromosome 14, arahy.Tifrunner.gnm2.J5K5, whole genome shotgun sequence DNA window gttttttttctgtatatatataataattattaatacaacataatagttaatatgattacatgtataataattttgcatttttatttaaatgagttgaatattacaaaataaaaataaatacataatcataataaataatttctttgaataataaaaattatctctaaccaaaatatatttataatattgatccaaaagtactagaaGGAAGTTAACTGTAAAAATTCATACATTTCACACTAAAGtaagcatagccatatcaaaaccataatatcacttagccaataaaagtatcttctaataaaagtcattagtcaaccatacatgtaaagattctaaatagcactctatcttagccaataaaccacaataatagTCAGCTTAATCTTCATTGCTTAATCTTTATTGTtaccctgcataattatatagaaaagtagttaaaaaaatattcataatgacattcgtaattataaaaattaaatggaaCACGTAGACATAGTAAACCAAGAAAGcatatactaaaaaaaaataacatggtCACGGCAAAAGATCAGAGGTGAATTCAAGAAATTATGTATTATCTTGTTTCATTCAAACCATGAAAATCTACAGGTatttctttcttccatttcctttaACACAATCCTGATATGTCCCTATAGCATTTTTCATGCACTAATTAACCAGACTTTCACACTTAAATTAGATATAGGGACAAATTCATATGTACCAAGTGCACAAAATCAGAAATACAACAACCAGAATTGCACAAACAAATTTCAGCCATAGCAATACAACTTTGGTGTTAATAAAGCCAACAAACATTTCCAGCCATAGCAATTAAtgtaaatgcaagtaaaaagcTATGGAACAAGGAATAGATAAGGACATACCACATCTAAGTTTGGAAAATGAGTTGATTCATGGCCGCTATTCGCATCAATCGGAGACTGCTGGCCGTCTTGTAATAAAGCTTCTAGTTCTTCTGGCCTCATTCCAGGTTCCGATCGCTGCAGTATTAACTTGATCATATTTCGCAACCCATTaatctcttcctcttgtttttgcTGTTTGGCCTCTTGTTTTGCTATTGGGCCTCCATGTGTCCAAGTTTTTCCTTCAGACTAGACACTTCCTCTTTGTGATGATTCTTGATTTCATTAATTTCAGCatgtttttttaaattagtttttgtcATAGATCTTCCATACAACCTTACCCGACCTAGTTGTTCTTTCCCGAATAAGGCCTCAAATGATTCCTCTTCTGTTTCACCAGCAGCTTGGCGGTGTTGGAAGTCTTCCTGCAtagaaaaaacatttaaaattgaaTTAGTTACCATAtcctaaatttgaaatttaattatgaatgatTCAATGAACTCTTACAACAGCAGTCTGTGTTTTCTCATCCACTTCCTTCCTCTTCCGACTTGCTCGGGTAGCAATGAACATCTCAAACCTTTTTGGTTCCTCGTTTGTTTCCTTTGTTGCTTGCTGCAAAACAAGATCTTACTTcggtttcttctttcaatttatgcaaatataaattctaataaatataaatctaCTATTTACCATAGCCACTCATACTCTTCCGAAATTGATTGGCCCCATGCGATGTGGAAACTTCTATTTTTCCTTGTGTTGCTTGTTTCTTTGACTTATTGACTGGAAGTGAATAAAAAGTTAGCATACAGTTACTAACATGTGCAGCATAATGAGTTAGGCAAATCTACTAGCAAGGCTGCATTATTAAGCTAAAGCACTGAAAAATATGTCACATTCACTCGTTAAATATTATTCAAAAACATGAACCTAACTCTACATCTGGTTACACGAACTATTTAGCACAATTTATCCATGAAGCGACAATATAGAAGCCCCCAATTTCAAAGTGTTCAAAAAAATTGCTCATGAACAATACCCAAAAGCAAGCATAAAAGATCTATTTATAATACATTACAGCATATGTTCACATTTTCACAACGTGACATATCTTCTCGTCGTAACAATTTTGCAAACCTCCTTCATCAGATCGAATAGAAGACATAAAGAAAGAATATACAGGGCACACCTCAAGTTAAAAGCACCAACTAACAAGGATATAAGCAACCTCAACTTGCCaagaaatttttttctattaaaaatatatcatatattaCAGAACTTAGTGGACACAATAAGAAAGAATTGACAAGGCAGTGTGTATGGAGGAGGAATAGAAGTATATCTAGGAACCATATCAGAATTAAATGAAATTAGCGAAGCAAGATGCCAAATAGGATATTGAGTAACTATAAGCAACAGGTAATATAAGCAACATGTTCAAAGCAGCAACGGGGAGGAAAAAAGGAAATCCAGAGTAAGATGGAGTTGCATATATGTAGctgtaacttaaaaaaaataggaAATCATAAAATCTAAACAAACCAATCCTTTATCTGTGTTGCAAGAAAATGGAGGGAAAAAACTGCAAGAATACTGACACATTCTGTTGGTTCTAGCAGGTTTGAAATCAGAGCAAAAAAGTAGCTAGCCAAGTAAAAAGGCATATAGACATCACATAATGCTGAAACActtaataaattttcttttaataacaataattcaCATCCAATCAGTGCTTATTAAGACATCAAAAAACATAAGACTGTTAAGTGTTAAGGTGTCAGTAGGGCTGCTTCACATTAATAACTAAATACCATATTGCTCTTTCAATAGTCAAATAGTTTCACATGAAAATTTGACATATATAGTCTTTTACCTAGATTAGAGGATGACTCCAATAATAGATCAATTTTATGAAACCACTTTCTGGTACTTGTGGGGGTCGATTCTTCACCATATCTTCAATAGTATCATAGGGAACGAAGTGCTTTTGCTTAATCTTTCCTTTGAACCACTTCCAAGCATCTTGAATCACTTGCATTACCCACTTTTCTCCACTGTCTGGGAGGATAAACTTGGTCTTCATGATTATAAGTAATTGTTATATGCTCTTGTGctgaataaaaaaattgaaatcaataaTTACCGAGTGTCTTACGTTAACATAGTCCCACATGAACTTCTTAGCTTTAGAAGGAACAGCATGCCAACTAGTGTACAAAAGACTAACGAATCTTTTATTTCTACCAATAGTGCCAACAAAACTAGTTAAATTAGAAACACTTTGGTCGGTTGGTCCTACGGGCTGTCCAATATCAAAAGTGACTTCTTCCCGCTGTTCCATAGTCCTTGCATAAATCTCCTTGCAAGTTATTTTTCCAcgggttttcttcttctttggctcTCCTGGTTTCATTCATTAGGAAATAGATTAAGGACTAATTAGTGATGCCAATTGAAAAAAGAAGCATTACAATTTACAAGAGAAGATAGAAAAATAGCAAAACAGTACCTTCTTCATCATCAATGTCCTCCATCACATGTTGATAATAGTCTTTATCAAGTGCCATGCTTTCTTCCCCGTCCTCACTTAGTTCAATGCTTCGAGCTTCCTTATAAGTTCATCTGCCTCCATGTTTGTAGGCTTAGACTTCTTCAAGCCCTGGGTTGATTTTTCACCCTACACTCCATTCTTGACTTTCTCAGCAGTAGGCATAGCCAATAGCtcctttatctttttattttctggCTGTTGCGAAGGAATATTTGGCTGTACTTCCAAGGTGGTAGGCGTGGAATTAGTCCTTTTGCTAATAGAATCGAATGTGTTTTGCAGATGACTAAAATCCAGCTTCTTTGACGTGGATTTCTTCTGCCCTTTGGTTGCACGCATCTCCAATTGACTTTCTGGTTCATCCACCCTTCGCTCAGATTTCTCCTTATCATTAGCAGCTACAGCTTCCATTTCATATTTCTTACGTTCAGTTACAATCCTTTGTCTCTTAGCCTCAAATTGTCTAAGCAAATTCTTACTTGATGTAGCTTTAAGATCAATAAATTCCTTATTCCTACACAAATAAATTAGTTACGTAGAGTCAATATACCCATCAAAATCAATATAAGAAAAATGTAAGAGACTgacaaattaacaaaaaaataagtaTTACTTACAAATAAAAAGGTGAAAAAGAAAACTTAAGTATACATATGTACATATTAAGTAATAAATTGGTTAGGATGACAAATCAGAATTAGAATCTCCAATGAAGTCTGCCTCATATTCTTGGATAGAAGTCACTTGGGGAACCGTTTCAATAACTGTGGGTCGTAAATCAGTCCTCTCAAGAATAAGTTCACCATCATCAGCTGGTATGGTAGGGCTCGTTATACGCTCGTGTTGTTCACTGTAGTGTGTTTGACGGGCCTCAGACTCAGATTCGTCGCTTGTTTTAAATAAGTCTCTTGGGACAGTTTCCATAACATAATGTTTGTTATGTTCATATGTATCTTGCACATAAAAACACTGATGTGCTTGAGATGCTAGTATAAAAGGTTCATTCTTGAAGCATTTCTTATGGAAGTGAACAAATGTAAGACCATACTTATCTCTCCCAGCATCATACCATTCACACCAAAATAAGACAACCTTAAAACGCCCAAAATAGTCTAACTCTACTATCTCAAACAACCTGCCATAATAAGCTACATTGTCTTGGATTGGACTTTGATCCTTAGCACTTGCAAAGCTTGAAGTTAAAGCAGTTAATGTGACACcactgttttgtgtttttctccttGCCTCACGCTCCACCGTGTGAAACCTGTATCCATTAATTACATATCCAGAAAATCTTCTTGCAACAGAGCTTAGACCTCAAGATAATTCTTTTAGCCAAAAAGGCACATTTGGATCCCTCACACGAGTTTCAAACCACTACGCGAACGTTTTATTGGGAACTTTTTCTTTTCTCCATTTCGTTCCCCGCTGATTGTTAACCTCTTCCTCATTCTCtctataattaataatagttaGGTTTGATCTAAAAAATATGGGTGAACTTGatcgaaataaaaaaaaaagtttaattaagttACCTAACATAATCTGCGACTTCTTCACAATTGTGTAATACATACACATGGGCTTGAGAAATTGATATGTCATCTAGATTAATTGGTTCTCCATTTCCCACGCCTAACGAACGACCTTTGTTAGAAAACAACTTTGATGGCACAACTTCGTCTTCGTTAGGATCATCATCATTCCGAGGCCGCTTATTAAGTCTTGTTTGCACACCTCCATGCAAGTATCTTGAGCAGAAAGTTAAGCACTCTTCAGCCAGATATGCCTCTGCAATAGAACCTTCGGGCCGACTTTCGTTGCGAACATATGACTTTAATGTACACATGTATCTTTTCGGAGGATACATCCAACGAAACTGCACCGGACCTCCCAATCTCACCACATTTGCTAAATGAATGGGAAGATGAACCATTATGTCAAAAAAATTAGGGGGAAAGATCCTCTTAAGGTGGCATAATATTTCCACAATCTCTAACTCCAGTAGATCTATCTCTTCCAGTGTGATGAACTTTTTGCACAAGCGACGAAAAAAAGGAACTTACTCGAATCAACAGAATGGCCACATGATCAAGAAGGATGCTTTTAATTGGTATTGGTAGTAAATAGTTAAGCATAAAGTGAGCATTGTGGGTCTTATACCCAAAAACTTTTCTTTCTCCTAGATGTATGTAGTGTGATATATTCGAAGCACTACCATCAGGTAGCTTTGTTGTCTTCAAAACACCACAAAAAACTGACTTCTCTGCAGCAGTCATAGAAAAGAATGCCTTTGCCAACTTCGTTCTCTTGCCATTATTCACCTCCTTTGGTTGAAGATTTTTTCAGATACCCAAATCTTTTAAGTCATATCGAGCATTCAAATGGTCCTTTGCCTTGCCTGGGACATCCAAGAGAGTTTCAATTACACTGTCAAGTAtgttcttctctatgtgcatgacaTCCAAGTTGTGACACAGTGGGTTCTTGTGCCAGTAAGGCAATTCAAAgaaaattgatctttttttttccaatttcatGGGAAACTATTTGATGTACTTTGCTTCTTCCCAAAGACATTTTCAACATTTTGTAGCATCTCAAAAATTTCAGTTCCTTCTATAACAGGTGGAGGGGATCTTAATTCCTGCTTCCCATTAAAAGACCTTGTATTGGTTCTCCATGGATGATCCATGGATAAAAAGACACAATGGTCTATATAAACTATCTTCCGACTATGTTTTAGTTGTAAGCTACAGGTATTTTTGTCGCAACAAGGGCAAGCCAATTTTTCCTTTGTACTCCACCCAGACAACATAGCATAAGCAGAAAAATCGTTGATTGTCCACAAAAGAGCTGCCCGCATTTGAAAGGTCTCATTCTTTGATGCATCATAAGTTTCGACCCCTATTTTCCACAACAACTTCAAGTCTTCTATCAATGGTTGTAGATACACATCAATGTCTTTACCAGGTGATTGTGGCCCAAGAATAAGCAAAGAAAGCATACAATATTCGGGTTTCATACACATCCACAGAGGCAAGTTGTATACCATCAACATCACGGGCCACGTGCTCCATGAAATGTTCATGCTACGGAATGGGTTGAACCCATCACTTGACAAGCCTAGTCTAATATTGCgtgattctttttcaaattctttatcCATTTCATCAAGGTTCTTCCAAGCCAAGCCCTCAGCAGGATGCTTTAACGTCCCATCTTTTACGCACTCCTCATCATGCCACCTCAGACTAGCTGCCGTCTTTGAGCATATAAATAATCTCTGAAGTCTTGGAATTATAGTAGAGTATCTCAGAGTCTTTGCAGGAATAGGACGACCTTTCTTGTCAGGTTGGTTCTCACTATTATCACTAGAATTTTTAGTATATCGAGAAGTTCTACACACACGACATTGTTTTTCATCCTTTAGTTCTTTTCTATATAGGAGGCAATCATTAGGACaagcatcaatttttttataatccaGACCTAAATCTCTTATCATGGCCTTCGTCTTATGGAAAGATGAAGGTATGTTAATGTCAGGCATTGCCTCTTTCAATAGCTCAAGAAGTGAAGTAAAGGAGGCATTCCTCCAACCGTGCAAACACTTTAACAAGTACAGACGGATGGTAAAAGataatgtaaaaaatttattGCGACCCGGGTATAACTCTTGACTTGCCCCATCTATTAAATTGTAAAACTTTTTAGCCTCTTCATTTTGACCTACAATAACACCCTCAGCATGAGGTATATCTCCAAATGCATCATTAAGCAGTCCTTCGATGTCATCGCGTGCACCTTCTTCATCATCCGTGTCATCGTCAACCGCCATCGGGATTGTCCATTTCCCATGATTAATCCATGTTCTATATCCCTTAACAAATCCGTCGGCTACTAAATGGTGAAATACCACATCTCTTCTATACCAATTAATGTTACAACACCTCTTACAAGGACATTGAATTTGTCATCCGTCCGGTTCTCCCTCGGAGTATGCAAAGTCTAAAAAACTAATAACACCATTGATATACTCTTCGCTATACCTCGGTAGATCCATCCAATCCTTTGGCATATCACAAAATCTAAtcgataattattaaattttttaggagGAAAATTTATAAGGGATCACAAAGTGAAGATAACAAAAATAGAGGAGGAAAGGTGTTATTCGCTATAAAGGGAATGGGCAATGAAAAGGACTAACAAAACCTTGTAATTAGGTTGGGAACTAGTTCCTAGTCTTAGAAGTAATTCTCTAGAAACCCATTGAgataaaacaaataaagagaaccaTAGAATTTATAGTACAAATATAATAAGTTAAATTGCAACTTCAAAACtaacaaaacaaaataattaaagtatGCATTGTACCTTGCCATGACACGGTCAACGTTTTGACAAAATCTGCTTGGAAGACCTTAACCAAAAACTTCCGCCTTCAATTTTGCTCAATGCAAACAAAAAACAAAGTCAACTACCATTTCTTTCTTGATATCTGTTAAATTAAGTTGAGCAGGGTACCTTGTCTTATTACCTTACTCCATGATAAAGTAACTAAATTTCTCTTTTACTGCCTTACTCCAtgttcatattaaaaaaaatagccaCACCTTATGTCTTATTGCCTACAGATCCCTAGATGTAATAGATAAACATATTTTCAGAAACAAAAATGCAGAACTTCGACTCATTGCatgtagataaaaaataaaaataaaaaataaaacattttattTAGAGAATTCAAGCAAATATTAAATTGTGTTCCATTACATGTGCGGTGTATACATGTAAGAAATTCTAATATTTAAGTCTGTAATAGTTTGAaatgtataaaaattaaagacAGATGGATATTTAGATATGTGCAAATCCTTTTATCTATAGCATttaaaagaaagtttttttagAAATTCAAATAAATTTGTGCAAAATATACTCATAACTCATTGCAATTTACCGTTCGCACCTTCTAACTATATCTATATATTCGCAGATATTTGAATATAAAATGGGTGTGAACTACTTATTACTAGCACAGTAGCACTTGTCTTGAACATACAGTGATAGACTTTGGTTTAATTTGTTtagagaaattttgaaaataaaaaaataaaagatggtTCATGAGCAGGAGCACTTTTAAGTGCATTTGTTCGTCTATATCTTTCTTTATTATTGAAGTCAGATACACCATACATATATTTGCATTTCGGCTATAGGTTGGGAATCCCTGTGAAAGAGATGGATCATGGCACCAGGTAGAACCCCAAACCCAAAGGATAAATTTAATAACTATTTTTCTTCCAGAAAAGAAAGCGGTCAGTACGTATAACATGTACAGTATCAGATGCAGTTCTATTCTACAAAGTTGCATTCATAATCTCATATGAAaagataataatttattcaaatatAATAAACTATTTAACTATTCTTACTTACAAGAAGTGGTTAGTGGAGTATAATAAACAGATAAAGCATCTTTACCCAATGATATCTATGTAAAAAGGCAAAAGGCGAGTCGTGGTCCTCGTGGTGTAAGTTAAGGGTGTTCAACGGCCAGGTGAAGATGGAACCGGCGATGGAGTTCGTGGCTCAGAGGCTGCAAAACAGAGGAGTGGCGGCAAAGACAGCAGACACTGGTGGTGCTGGGTGAGCAATGAGAAGCAGTTAGAAGATGAtggcaaaagaaaaatcacagtATAGAAATCATAATAACAACCTAAATAGAAAATCatagtaaaaacaaaaaaaatggaaaaagaaaaataacaacatgAATCAACTAATAGAATCAACCAACAGAATAGAATCACAGTAATAACAAGTCAACTacaataattaaaacagaaaactcaagtaataacagcataaaataaagatgtaagATTCTGCTTGAAAGGGtaccaaaaatttttaatcaatcCAACTTGAAAGACACAAGATTCTACAAAACCACTATTTTTCAATGTGTATAT harbors:
- the LOC112743543 gene encoding uncharacterized protein isoform X1, with the translated sequence MALDKDYYQHVMEDIDDEEGEPKKKKTRGKITCKEIYARTMEQREEVTFDIGQPVGPTDQSVSNLTSFVGTIGRNKRFVSLLYTSWHAVPSKAKKFMWDYVNTKFILPDSGEKWVMQVIQDAWKWFKGKIKQKHFVPYDTIEDMVKNRPPQVPESGFIKLIYYWSHPLI
- the LOC112743543 gene encoding uncharacterized protein isoform X2, whose amino-acid sequence is MARNKEFIDLKATSSKNLLRQFEAKRQRIVTERKKYEMEAVAANDKEKSERRVDEPESQLEMRATKGQKKSTSKKLDFSHLQNTFDSISKRTNSTPTTLEVQPNIPSQQPENKKIKELLAMPTAEKVKNGV